In the Synechococcus sp. Nb3U1 genome, one interval contains:
- a CDS encoding putative bifunctional diguanylate cyclase/phosphodiesterase, giving the protein MGLLGYGILAVLSQLYLYRLETVQARQALQQFLWQAAVESLPEPPDSVSTSTRPGEVRDPLPIPRVFPQEAQSSPSSQDLPTKIIDSLLASRDPLSSEIEPTDVATAVQIYPLRSLEPQHQDRTARLSQRNLAQGIESVAGIPILVERLDAQTLASFALLQRVPVAEDEADPAQINEWVVQLNSSRPFPHLPWVWAGVGMLLVAAGWLSQADLQRIRKQEERYRGILAKALPTVMLVDPETQRILEVNPAFETLLGYSWAEAASLTLKDLVVPHLDSLDDARHTEIQGNLLHILEGNSEQQYWRQDGTTVDVSVSASNLVLGQRSLLCLIVQEISERKRLEAQLRRAASLDPLTQLPNQPSFVAKLKQAMQRMKEQQALLAVLFLDLDGFKVINDSLGHRVGDYLLVEISQRLSSCLDSSETLARFGGDEFTILLEYVQGIEDALHVAQRVLAAFANPFEIKGQTVPVHLSASIGIAISRDLHELHQGSGYIITPEELIRNADTALSWAKSRGKAQYAVYDEVMRQRALQRLQMETQIRQALRQEQFRVYYQPIVQLSTGRIVGFEALLRWEHPERGLISPAEFIPIAEETGLIVQLDRWILQEAYWQNVRWLAQMGKRAAVTLSVNLSGKQFSQPGLVEFIARLLSNADLDPSCLKLEITESLITESNGEVVEQLAQLRKLGVLISIDDFGTGYSSLSRLHDYPIDTLKIDRSFIARMGPNGENAETIRMIITLAHSLGMDVVAEGIETVQQLHLIQLLNCEYGQGYFFAKPLQPADAEDLLRTQLG; this is encoded by the coding sequence TTGGGGCTGCTGGGCTACGGGATCCTCGCCGTCTTGAGCCAGCTATATCTCTATAGGCTGGAGACAGTCCAAGCTCGGCAAGCTTTGCAACAGTTCCTTTGGCAGGCAGCGGTAGAGTCCTTACCTGAACCCCCGGATAGCGTTTCGACCTCCACCCGTCCTGGAGAAGTTCGGGATCCCCTGCCCATACCCCGAGTCTTTCCCCAGGAAGCACAGTCCTCCCCATCGAGCCAGGATTTGCCCACAAAGATCATCGACTCTCTCCTGGCTTCGCGGGATCCCTTATCAAGCGAGATAGAACCCACAGATGTTGCTACTGCGGTGCAGATCTACCCCCTCAGGAGTCTGGAGCCCCAACATCAGGATAGGACGGCCCGCCTAAGCCAACGGAATCTTGCGCAGGGCATCGAGAGTGTTGCCGGGATCCCGATTCTCGTCGAACGGCTGGATGCTCAAACCCTGGCTAGCTTCGCTCTATTGCAGAGAGTTCCTGTCGCAGAGGATGAGGCGGATCCCGCTCAAATCAACGAATGGGTGGTGCAACTCAACTCTTCACGGCCTTTTCCTCATCTGCCCTGGGTTTGGGCTGGGGTGGGGATGCTGTTGGTGGCGGCTGGGTGGCTGAGTCAGGCGGATCTGCAGCGGATCCGGAAACAAGAGGAGCGCTATCGGGGCATTTTGGCCAAAGCTTTGCCCACGGTCATGTTAGTGGATCCGGAAACTCAGCGCATTTTGGAGGTGAACCCGGCTTTTGAAACCCTACTGGGCTACTCCTGGGCAGAGGCTGCCAGCCTCACTTTGAAAGATCTAGTGGTACCCCATCTGGACTCTTTAGACGATGCCCGTCACACCGAAATTCAAGGCAACCTCCTGCACATCCTGGAGGGCAACAGCGAGCAACAGTATTGGCGGCAGGATGGTACCACGGTGGATGTCTCCGTGAGCGCCAGCAATTTGGTGTTGGGCCAGCGCTCTTTGCTGTGCTTAATCGTGCAGGAGATCAGTGAGCGCAAACGACTGGAAGCCCAATTGCGTAGGGCTGCTTCTCTGGATCCCCTCACGCAACTGCCCAACCAACCCTCTTTTGTGGCCAAGCTGAAGCAAGCGATGCAGCGGATGAAGGAGCAACAGGCTCTCTTGGCCGTGCTGTTTTTGGATTTGGATGGCTTCAAGGTGATTAACGATAGCCTTGGACACCGTGTTGGCGATTACCTGTTGGTGGAGATCAGCCAGCGCCTATCCAGTTGTTTGGACAGCAGCGAGACCCTAGCCCGCTTTGGCGGTGATGAATTCACCATTTTGCTGGAGTACGTGCAAGGGATCGAAGATGCTCTGCATGTGGCCCAACGGGTGCTCGCCGCCTTCGCCAACCCCTTCGAGATCAAGGGACAAACGGTGCCAGTGCATCTGAGCGCCAGCATCGGCATCGCCATCAGCCGAGACTTGCATGAGTTGCATCAGGGGAGTGGATACATCATCACGCCAGAGGAGTTGATCCGCAATGCTGATACAGCTTTGTCTTGGGCAAAGTCCCGCGGTAAGGCTCAGTACGCTGTTTATGATGAGGTGATGCGGCAACGGGCTCTGCAACGGCTGCAAATGGAAACCCAGATTCGCCAAGCCCTCCGGCAGGAGCAATTTCGGGTGTATTACCAGCCGATTGTGCAACTGAGTACCGGTCGAATCGTCGGGTTTGAGGCCCTTCTGCGCTGGGAACACCCGGAACGGGGGCTGATCTCTCCTGCTGAGTTCATCCCCATTGCTGAAGAGACGGGGCTAATTGTGCAATTGGATCGCTGGATTCTTCAGGAAGCCTATTGGCAAAATGTGCGCTGGCTAGCTCAAATGGGCAAAAGGGCGGCGGTGACCCTGAGTGTGAACCTCTCGGGCAAGCAGTTTTCTCAGCCCGGGCTGGTGGAGTTTATCGCCCGGCTCCTGTCCAATGCTGATTTGGATCCCAGTTGCCTGAAGCTGGAAATTACCGAAAGCCTGATCACTGAATCGAATGGGGAGGTTGTGGAGCAACTGGCTCAACTGCGCAAATTGGGGGTGCTAATCAGTATTGATGATTTTGGCACCGGCTACTCCTCCCTCAGCCGCTTGCATGATTATCCTATTGATACCCTGAAAATCGATCGCTCCTTCATTGCCCGCATGGGGCCGAACGGCGAAAATGCCGAGACCATTCGCATGATTATCACCCTGGCTCATAGCTTGGGCATGGATGTGGTTGCCGAGGGGATCGAAACCGTACAGCAACTGCATTTGATTCAGTTACTGAACTGCGAGTATGGGCAGGGCTATTTCTTCGCCAAGCCTCTCCAACCAGCGGATGCTGAAGACCTGCTGCGCACACAACTGGGGTAG